One genomic window of Desmospora activa DSM 45169 includes the following:
- a CDS encoding tripartite tricarboxylate transporter permease encodes METLESLLYGFQVAFTPENLIFVLIGVLAGTVIGMLPGLGPISAIAIMIPMSYGMSPASALIMMAGVYYGAIFGGSTSSILLNAPGVAGTVATSFDGYPMAQQGKAGKALAIAAICSFIGGTVGVVALILVAPGLAQVAVSFGPPEYFALMLLGLTAIASLADGSTIKAFIAAVVGLMLATIGIDQQTGTQRFTFGTPELMEGIDFLIIALGVFALAEVGFMIINRKESLFSSWKEVGSLKLTKQDIKELAGPTGRQSIMGFFLGVLPGAGATIASFLAYITEKRIAKDPSQFGKGSVKGVAAPETANNAACTGSFVPLLTLGIPGSGTTAVLLGALLVYGIQPGPLMMNEHPDIFWGVITSMYVGNMILLILNLPLIPYIARALLIPRPLLISLVILFCMIGVYGVSFATFDLYLLIIFGVVGFLMRRFRFPAAPLILAFILGSMMEQSLRQSLTLSGGDWGIFLERPITLLLLGFTALSLIWPLLKQWIAARKRNGNVAA; translated from the coding sequence ATGGAAACGTTGGAAAGTCTATTGTACGGTTTTCAGGTGGCGTTTACGCCTGAGAATCTCATTTTTGTCTTAATCGGGGTGCTGGCAGGAACAGTCATCGGGATGTTGCCGGGATTAGGGCCCATCAGTGCTATCGCCATCATGATTCCGATGAGTTATGGCATGTCTCCCGCTTCCGCCCTGATTATGATGGCTGGCGTTTATTATGGTGCTATTTTTGGCGGCTCCACTTCATCGATTTTGCTTAATGCGCCGGGAGTGGCCGGTACCGTCGCCACTTCCTTTGACGGCTATCCGATGGCACAACAGGGAAAAGCGGGAAAAGCTTTGGCGATTGCAGCCATCTGTTCCTTTATCGGTGGAACCGTCGGTGTGGTGGCATTGATACTGGTTGCACCGGGGTTGGCACAGGTGGCGGTCAGTTTTGGTCCCCCTGAATATTTCGCCTTAATGTTACTCGGGTTAACGGCGATTGCCAGTCTAGCGGATGGTTCCACCATCAAAGCTTTTATTGCTGCGGTGGTCGGGTTGATGTTGGCCACCATCGGAATCGATCAGCAGACGGGGACACAACGGTTTACCTTTGGTACTCCTGAACTGATGGAAGGAATTGATTTCCTGATCATTGCCTTGGGTGTGTTTGCCTTAGCCGAGGTTGGATTTATGATTATTAATCGTAAGGAATCCCTCTTTTCTTCCTGGAAAGAAGTGGGTAGTCTCAAGTTGACGAAGCAAGATATAAAGGAACTGGCAGGACCGACGGGACGGCAATCCATTATGGGCTTTTTCCTTGGGGTATTGCCGGGAGCCGGTGCCACCATCGCTTCCTTTTTGGCATATATCACAGAAAAACGTATCGCCAAGGATCCTTCTCAATTTGGCAAAGGCTCCGTCAAAGGGGTGGCCGCTCCTGAAACCGCTAACAATGCGGCTTGTACCGGCTCATTTGTGCCGCTTCTCACCTTGGGTATCCCCGGTTCGGGCACGACAGCGGTACTGCTGGGGGCGCTGTTGGTATATGGAATCCAACCAGGGCCGCTGATGATGAATGAGCACCCTGATATCTTCTGGGGTGTGATCACCAGTATGTATGTGGGCAATATGATCTTGTTGATTCTCAACCTGCCCCTGATTCCCTACATTGCGCGAGCGCTGTTGATTCCTCGTCCCCTTTTGATCAGTTTGGTCATTCTTTTTTGTATGATCGGTGTATATGGGGTAAGTTTTGCCACCTTTGATCTATACCTCTTGATCATCTTTGGGGTTGTTGGATTCCTGATGCGCCGCTTCCGCTTCCCGGCGGCACCGTTGATTTTGGCCTTTATTCTCGGGAGTATGATGGAACAATCCCTGCGTCAATCCCTCACCTTGTCAGGCGGTGATTGGGGCATCTTTCTGGAACGGCCGATTACCCTGCTGCTGTTAGGCTTTACAGCACTATCGCTGATTTGGCCGTTGCTGAAGCAGTGGATCGCTGCTCGTAAGCGAAACGGAAATGTTGCAGCGTAA
- a CDS encoding tripartite tricarboxylate transporter TctB family protein has product MTRDRQAALVLVIVSSIYLIFSYRIPSFEIAVMDSDALPIGLGWLLLALSIALFFFGEKKEDNQSQPISRKEWGVIGAVLGSTLVYVFLLEWLGYILVTIPFILGVTALLGYRRWMVNVAVAVGFTGITYYAFNYLLNIYLPQGILPF; this is encoded by the coding sequence ATGACAAGAGACCGGCAAGCGGCGCTTGTGTTGGTGATTGTATCATCGATTTATCTCATTTTTAGTTACCGTATTCCATCTTTTGAAATAGCCGTGATGGATTCTGATGCGTTGCCGATTGGATTGGGGTGGCTTTTGTTAGCGCTGTCTATTGCACTCTTTTTCTTTGGTGAGAAAAAGGAGGATAACCAATCACAGCCGATCTCACGCAAAGAGTGGGGTGTGATCGGCGCGGTGTTGGGTTCGACATTGGTGTATGTGTTTCTATTGGAGTGGTTGGGTTATATTTTGGTGACGATTCCCTTCATCCTCGGAGTGACGGCCTTATTGGGATATCGGCGCTGGATGGTAAATGTAGCGGTGGCGGTTGGATTTACGGGAATCACCTATTACGCCTTTAACTATCTTCTCAATATCTATCTTCCCCAGGGTATTTTGCCCTTTTAA
- a CDS encoding Bug family tripartite tricarboxylate transporter substrate binding protein: MKLKKRLLGIGIISLALITTACSGTGAGGAQGDEWKPTKPIEMIAPAGAGGGWDTTARVMQTVMEKEKLLDKSMAVVNKPGGGGAVGWSYIHKKKADPHTLFVTSPPIMFVPLNGQSEYGHQDFTPIAGVIADYGAFVVKKDAKWKDINELMDDLKKDPQSASIVGDSAPGSMDHMQFVKAANKAGVDVKKLKYVSMQDGGGMSQLLGGHVDVYSTGLAEATEQARAGKVRVLAITAEERLEGETISDFPTLKEQGIDDSFIVWRGIMGPPDMDPNAVKYYEQKIKAMLETEEWKAQADKLGWTENFMTSEEFGKHLDEEYKLFEELMKEAGLK, encoded by the coding sequence ATGAAGTTAAAAAAGCGGTTACTGGGTATCGGAATTATATCTTTGGCTCTCATAACAACCGCCTGCAGTGGGACAGGTGCCGGTGGGGCGCAAGGGGATGAGTGGAAGCCGACAAAGCCGATTGAAATGATTGCGCCGGCAGGGGCCGGCGGTGGATGGGATACGACAGCACGCGTCATGCAGACGGTGATGGAGAAAGAGAAGTTACTGGATAAATCGATGGCGGTCGTCAATAAGCCTGGAGGCGGGGGTGCCGTGGGTTGGTCTTATATTCACAAGAAAAAGGCAGATCCCCATACGCTGTTTGTCACCTCTCCTCCCATTATGTTTGTTCCGTTGAACGGACAGTCGGAGTACGGGCATCAGGATTTTACGCCGATTGCCGGTGTGATCGCCGACTATGGCGCGTTTGTGGTGAAAAAAGACGCCAAATGGAAAGATATCAACGAACTGATGGATGATTTAAAGAAAGACCCACAATCGGCCTCGATCGTAGGGGATTCTGCTCCCGGCAGTATGGACCATATGCAGTTTGTCAAAGCGGCGAACAAAGCCGGAGTAGATGTGAAAAAGCTGAAATACGTATCGATGCAAGATGGCGGCGGAATGAGTCAACTGTTGGGCGGTCATGTTGATGTCTACTCCACTGGTTTGGCGGAAGCGACAGAACAGGCTAGAGCAGGCAAGGTGCGCGTGTTGGCCATTACTGCAGAGGAACGGTTGGAAGGGGAAACGATTTCTGATTTTCCCACTTTGAAGGAGCAGGGGATCGATGACTCCTTTATCGTATGGCGCGGCATCATGGGGCCGCCGGATATGGATCCGAATGCGGTGAAGTATTACGAACAAAAAATTAAAGCGATGTTAGAGACAGAGGAATGGAAAGCACAGGCAGATAAGCTGGGATGGACGGAAAACTTTATGACCAGCGAAGAATTTGGAAAGCATTTGGATGAAGAGTACAAGCTGTTTGAAGAGTTGATGAAAGAAGCGGGCTTAAAATAA
- a CDS encoding HD domain-containing protein — protein sequence MISETSHPLVQKTAHYVKEKMMGEESGHDWWHVQRVWLLAQKLAIEEGADRLVVELAALLHDIADWKFHDGDETVGPATARAWLQSLQAPADVTDHVCRIIATLSFKGAHVVTPMETLEGAVVQDADRLDAIGAIGIARTFAYGGYVGQAIYHPDIPPVLHQSAAEYKQKRSTSLNHFYEKLFLLKDRMNTPSARRIAEERHRYMVKYVQRLADECYLDFPLPEEDGTPASEE from the coding sequence ATGATATCAGAGACCTCACATCCATTGGTGCAGAAAACCGCTCACTATGTAAAAGAGAAAATGATGGGGGAAGAAAGCGGCCATGATTGGTGGCACGTACAGCGCGTCTGGTTGTTGGCGCAAAAGCTGGCCATAGAGGAGGGGGCAGATCGGCTCGTGGTGGAGTTAGCCGCATTGCTCCACGATATCGCCGATTGGAAATTTCACGATGGGGATGAAACCGTCGGTCCCGCCACCGCCCGAGCGTGGCTGCAATCGCTACAGGCTCCGGCGGATGTAACCGATCACGTCTGTCGCATCATTGCTACACTTTCCTTTAAAGGTGCTCATGTTGTTACTCCGATGGAAACACTGGAAGGTGCCGTTGTACAAGATGCGGACCGTTTAGATGCGATTGGTGCCATCGGTATTGCCCGCACATTCGCGTATGGCGGCTATGTCGGGCAAGCGATCTATCATCCCGATATTCCTCCGGTTCTCCATCAAAGTGCAGCGGAATACAAACAGAAGCGTTCGACATCCCTCAATCACTTTTACGAAAAGTTATTTCTTTTGAAAGATCGAATGAACACACCTTCCGCCCGTCGAATTGCAGAGGAGCGACATCGATATATGGTGAAATATGTACAACGATTGGCAGATGAATGTTATCTGGACTTCCCCTTGCCGGAGGAAGATGGAACCCCTGCGAGCGAAGAGTAA
- the aceA gene encoding isocitrate lyase, which produces MTRKNEEAKKLQEDWENSPRWHGINRPYTVEDVLRLRGSVAIEHTLARQGAERLWELLQQDPHVKALGALTGNQAVQQVKAGLKAIYLSGWQVAADANLAGQMYPDQSLYPANSVPHVVKRINQALQRADQIEHAEGKRERNWFAPIVADAEAGFGGPLNVFELMKGMIEAGAAGVHFEDQLASEKKCGHLGGKVLIPTQQAIRNLVSARLAADILNVPTILVARTDANAAELITSDIDPYDHPFLTGERTPEGFFRQRCGLETAIARGLAYAPYADLIWCETSTPDLEEARRFAEAIHAQFPGKMLAYNCSPSFNWKKKLDDATIARFQDELGKMGYKFQFVTLAGFHALNNSMFELALEYKQTGMAAYSHLQEREFANEIHGYSATRHQREVGTGYFDAVSLAISGGTSSTTALKGSTEEEQFTPS; this is translated from the coding sequence ATGACAAGGAAAAATGAAGAGGCAAAAAAATTGCAAGAGGATTGGGAAAATAGCCCGCGCTGGCATGGCATCAATCGTCCTTATACGGTGGAGGATGTGTTACGGCTGCGAGGATCTGTAGCGATTGAACATACGTTGGCGCGGCAGGGAGCAGAGCGTTTGTGGGAGCTGCTGCAGCAAGACCCTCATGTAAAAGCGTTAGGAGCGCTGACGGGTAATCAAGCGGTGCAACAGGTAAAAGCAGGGTTAAAAGCGATTTATCTCTCCGGTTGGCAGGTAGCCGCCGATGCCAACCTGGCGGGGCAGATGTATCCGGATCAGAGCTTATACCCGGCTAACAGTGTTCCGCATGTGGTGAAGCGCATCAACCAGGCGCTGCAGCGGGCGGATCAGATTGAGCATGCGGAAGGAAAGCGAGAGCGCAATTGGTTCGCCCCGATTGTCGCCGATGCTGAAGCCGGTTTTGGTGGGCCGCTCAATGTGTTTGAATTGATGAAGGGAATGATTGAAGCGGGAGCGGCAGGTGTTCACTTTGAGGATCAACTGGCGTCGGAGAAAAAATGCGGACATTTGGGAGGCAAGGTGTTGATCCCTACCCAGCAAGCGATCCGTAATCTGGTTTCCGCCCGTCTGGCCGCCGATATCCTAAACGTTCCCACCATCCTGGTGGCCCGCACCGATGCCAATGCAGCAGAGCTGATTACCAGCGATATCGATCCTTATGATCATCCGTTTTTGACTGGTGAACGGACGCCGGAAGGCTTCTTCCGCCAGCGTTGCGGGCTGGAGACGGCGATTGCTCGCGGATTGGCTTATGCCCCTTACGCCGATTTGATCTGGTGTGAAACTTCTACACCTGATTTAGAGGAAGCCCGTCGGTTTGCAGAAGCGATCCATGCCCAATTTCCCGGGAAAATGTTGGCTTACAACTGCTCTCCTTCTTTTAACTGGAAGAAAAAATTGGACGATGCCACCATCGCCCGCTTCCAGGATGAGCTGGGGAAGATGGGTTATAAGTTTCAGTTTGTTACCCTGGCCGGTTTCCACGCACTCAACAACAGCATGTTTGAACTGGCGCTGGAATACAAACAGACGGGGATGGCTGCATACTCTCATTTGCAGGAGCGGGAATTTGCCAATGAAATCCATGGTTACAGCGCGACCCGTCATCAGCGCGAAGTGGGAACCGGTTACTTTGATGCGGTCTCCCTCGCGATTAGTGGCGGTACATCGTCCACCACTGCGCTGAAAGGTTCCACCGAGGAAGAGCAATTTACTCCTTCATGA
- the aceB gene encoding malate synthase A, producing MVRTQSPPHPAGVKVNGPVTAAFAEILTPAALSFVAKLSRRFSDRRDQLLQWRMERQRHLNEGEWPDFLAETAAIRRKSWSIEPLPHDLRDRRVEITGPASDRKMVINALNSGAKVFMADFEDANSPTWENTIQGQLNMRDAIRRNIDFTGSNGKRYLLQNHPAVLKVRPRGWHLDEKHVHVDGKAIPAGLFDFGLYFFHNTKTLLKRGSGPYFYLPKLESHREARLWNDVFSFAQEELKIAPGTIKATVLIETILAAYEMDEILYELREHSAGLNCGRWDYIFSFIKRFRHHPDTLLPDRSQVTMTVPFMRAYTRLAIKTCHRRHAPCIGGMAAQIPVKHDPVANEKAMKQVEADKEREAQDGHDGTWVAHPALVPVARAIFDRYMPKQNQIEKKREDVAVSAKDLRAAPTGSITEAGLRQNIRVALLYMEAWLRGVGAVAIDHLMEDAATAEISRAQVWQWIRHPRGMLEDGRKVTQALVRQMVDEELAKIEEDQGPEAFSQGRFKETAEWFLYLTEQDEFAEFLTLSGYERL from the coding sequence TTGGTGCGTACACAGTCGCCACCCCACCCAGCAGGTGTGAAGGTGAATGGGCCGGTTACCGCCGCCTTTGCCGAAATCTTAACTCCTGCAGCCCTTTCCTTTGTGGCGAAGTTGAGCCGTCGTTTTTCTGATCGCAGGGATCAACTGTTGCAATGGAGGATGGAGCGGCAGCGTCACCTCAATGAGGGAGAATGGCCCGATTTTCTGGCGGAGACGGCAGCGATTCGCCGGAAGTCTTGGTCGATCGAGCCCTTGCCTCACGATTTGCGAGATCGGCGGGTGGAGATTACGGGCCCTGCCTCCGATCGCAAAATGGTGATTAACGCCCTTAATTCGGGGGCGAAGGTGTTTATGGCCGATTTTGAAGACGCCAACTCCCCCACCTGGGAGAATACCATCCAAGGGCAGCTCAATATGCGGGATGCCATCCGACGTAACATCGATTTTACCGGAAGCAACGGCAAGCGCTATCTGTTGCAAAATCACCCGGCTGTGTTAAAGGTGCGACCCCGGGGATGGCACCTGGATGAGAAACATGTGCATGTGGATGGAAAAGCGATTCCCGCTGGGTTGTTCGATTTTGGGCTTTATTTTTTCCACAATACCAAAACCTTGTTAAAGCGAGGGTCAGGACCGTACTTCTACTTGCCCAAACTGGAGAGTCATCGCGAGGCGCGGCTGTGGAACGATGTATTCTCGTTTGCCCAAGAGGAGTTAAAGATCGCTCCCGGTACCATTAAAGCGACGGTGTTGATTGAAACGATACTGGCTGCTTATGAGATGGATGAAATTTTGTATGAGCTGCGGGAGCATTCCGCCGGTTTAAATTGTGGTCGTTGGGATTACATCTTTAGCTTTATCAAGCGTTTTCGCCATCACCCGGATACGCTTTTGCCGGATCGTTCCCAGGTGACGATGACGGTGCCGTTTATGCGAGCGTATACTCGGCTGGCGATTAAGACCTGTCACCGTCGTCATGCACCTTGTATCGGCGGCATGGCTGCGCAGATTCCGGTTAAACATGATCCTGTCGCCAACGAAAAAGCGATGAAACAGGTAGAGGCGGATAAGGAGCGGGAAGCCCAAGACGGACACGATGGCACATGGGTGGCTCATCCGGCGTTGGTGCCAGTGGCACGGGCCATTTTTGACCGATATATGCCAAAGCAAAATCAGATTGAGAAGAAACGGGAAGATGTCGCCGTATCAGCAAAAGATCTACGGGCGGCTCCCACCGGCTCCATCACCGAAGCGGGCTTGCGGCAAAACATTCGCGTGGCCCTGCTGTATATGGAAGCCTGGTTGCGGGGAGTGGGAGCAGTCGCCATCGATCATCTGATGGAAGATGCCGCCACTGCTGAAATCTCACGGGCGCAGGTATGGCAATGGATCCGTCATCCCCGCGGCATGTTGGAAGATGGACGCAAGGTGACACAAGCATTGGTTCGTCAAATGGTGGATGAGGAGTTGGCTAAGATTGAGGAAGACCAGGGTCCAGAAGCGTTTTCTCAGGGACGGTTTAAGGAAACCGCTGAATGGTTTTTATACTTGACAGAGCAGGATGAATTTGCAGAGTTTTTAACCTTGTCCGGATATGAACGGCTGTGA
- a CDS encoding alpha/beta hydrolase, translating into MRGDQQSPRYHHQEGWGKIQSFFPESFQLNHANLPKEEWYGWKESRIHVDRYEVKQSSAKLIIFHGGGGYGRLMAPYGIMAQQSGYEAVVPDLPGYGLTQVPKKDAFLYQDWVDFAIDFIRAEQQRDSRPIVLFGGSMGGLLAYEAAARSRIPAGIAATCLLDPQDPQVRRAVSLYSWMGSLIGPLFKVGRPLLDPMRIPMRWIAKMNAIVNDPEIAKIIAKDPLGGGTWMPGRWIRSWWEHQTIPPEQFDVCPVLLLHPADDRWTPVAVSQPFFQRLPVAKQTVLLGNAGHFPLEEPGISQLRTELVQFLRKCS; encoded by the coding sequence ATGAGAGGGGATCAACAATCGCCTCGTTACCATCATCAAGAAGGTTGGGGAAAAATTCAATCCTTTTTCCCGGAATCATTTCAGTTGAATCATGCCAATCTGCCGAAAGAAGAATGGTATGGTTGGAAAGAATCTCGTATCCATGTGGATCGTTACGAGGTGAAACAATCTTCGGCTAAATTAATCATCTTCCATGGTGGAGGTGGATATGGGCGCTTAATGGCCCCATACGGTATAATGGCGCAGCAGTCTGGTTATGAAGCCGTTGTCCCGGATCTTCCCGGTTATGGTTTGACTCAGGTTCCAAAGAAAGATGCCTTTCTATATCAAGATTGGGTGGATTTTGCAATCGATTTTATCCGTGCGGAACAACAGCGGGATTCACGTCCGATCGTTCTGTTTGGAGGAAGTATGGGTGGACTGTTAGCATATGAAGCAGCGGCACGCAGCCGTATTCCGGCAGGAATCGCAGCTACTTGTTTACTGGACCCGCAAGACCCTCAAGTGCGAAGGGCTGTTTCGCTATATTCCTGGATGGGATCATTGATCGGGCCGCTTTTTAAGGTAGGGCGTCCGTTACTTGATCCCATGCGTATCCCCATGCGCTGGATTGCAAAGATGAACGCAATCGTAAACGACCCGGAGATAGCCAAAATCATTGCGAAAGATCCCTTGGGCGGTGGCACCTGGATGCCCGGAAGGTGGATTCGCAGCTGGTGGGAACATCAGACGATCCCCCCGGAACAATTTGATGTCTGTCCCGTATTATTGTTACATCCGGCGGATGACCGCTGGACGCCGGTTGCCGTATCCCAGCCTTTTTTTCAGCGATTGCCGGTTGCCAAACAGACGGTTCTGCTTGGAAATGCCGGACATTTCCCTTTGGAAGAACCGGGAATATCACAGTTGCGTACAGAGCTGGTTCAATTTTTGCGTAAATGTTCTTGA
- a CDS encoding TetR/AcrR family transcriptional regulator, with protein sequence MGIDDGIKPRKTPKQKRSQETVTFILEAAAQVFGEKGYKKTTTNHIAERAGVSIGTIYQYFPNKDALLLVLAEHHISQGKQRIVSKIHSCRTDASAEQLLRILVDEVISFHHENRSLNGLIYDEAPRNRELLHALQEAKTEIAQQVPLFSHRDPKRLLKSIILVDLIYTLIHEVVLQPPAGFSTEDCKEEVIRICLTYLKE encoded by the coding sequence ATGGGTATCGATGACGGGATAAAGCCGCGTAAAACGCCAAAACAGAAGCGTTCCCAAGAAACGGTAACCTTTATTTTAGAAGCAGCTGCTCAGGTTTTTGGTGAAAAAGGTTACAAAAAGACAACCACCAACCATATCGCTGAACGAGCCGGTGTATCCATCGGTACGATTTATCAATACTTTCCCAATAAAGATGCACTATTGCTGGTTCTGGCCGAGCATCATATCTCACAGGGAAAACAAAGAATAGTAAGCAAGATCCACTCCTGTCGGACGGACGCATCAGCTGAGCAGTTGTTACGGATTCTGGTGGATGAAGTGATTTCATTTCATCATGAGAATCGGTCTCTAAATGGTCTGATCTATGATGAAGCACCGAGAAATCGAGAACTTCTCCATGCATTGCAAGAGGCAAAAACAGAAATCGCCCAACAAGTACCTCTCTTTTCCCATCGTGATCCAAAAAGATTATTAAAGTCAATCATCCTGGTGGATCTGATTTATACCCTCATCCATGAAGTTGTCCTTCAACCGCCAGCAGGATTTTCCACAGAGGATTGCAAGGAAGAAGTGATTCGGATCTGTTTGACTTATCTGAAGGAATGA
- the dapD gene encoding 2,3,4,5-tetrahydropyridine-2,6-dicarboxylate N-acetyltransferase, with the protein MEQMDANQIIEFIQKSEKKTPVKVHIKGDTDGIDFGKGVQTFINGGVGVLFGDWNVLKPVLEANRDKIEDYAVENDRRNSAIPLLDLKDIQARIEPGAIIRDQVEIGKNVVIMMGASINIGAVIGDGTMIDMNVVVGGRGTIGKNCHIGAGSVIAGVIEPPSAKPVVIEDDVVVGANAVILEGVRVGKGSVVAAGAVVVDDVPENSVVAGIPAKVIKQIDEKTRAKTEIKQELRQL; encoded by the coding sequence GTGGAACAAATGGACGCCAACCAAATTATCGAGTTTATCCAGAAAAGCGAAAAGAAAACACCGGTCAAGGTCCATATCAAAGGGGACACTGACGGGATCGACTTTGGCAAAGGCGTACAAACCTTTATCAACGGCGGTGTCGGTGTGCTGTTCGGGGATTGGAATGTCTTAAAGCCCGTATTGGAAGCCAACCGGGATAAAATCGAAGATTACGCTGTGGAAAACGATCGCCGCAACTCCGCCATTCCGCTGCTAGATCTAAAAGACATCCAAGCGCGGATCGAACCGGGAGCCATCATTCGCGATCAAGTGGAGATCGGCAAAAACGTAGTTATCATGATGGGAGCTTCCATCAATATCGGTGCAGTCATCGGTGACGGTACCATGATTGATATGAATGTAGTAGTCGGCGGTCGCGGCACCATCGGCAAAAACTGCCACATCGGAGCGGGTTCGGTTATCGCTGGTGTGATTGAGCCGCCTTCCGCCAAACCGGTGGTGATCGAGGATGATGTTGTTGTTGGTGCCAACGCCGTCATTTTGGAAGGGGTTCGAGTCGGTAAAGGATCCGTTGTTGCCGCCGGCGCCGTCGTCGTGGACGATGTACCGGAAAACAGTGTGGTCGCCGGCATTCCCGCCAAGGTGATCAAACAGATTGATGAGAAAACCCGTGCAAAAACGGAGATTAAGCAAGAGCTGCGTCAACTGTAA
- a CDS encoding aspartate aminotransferase family protein — MSQWHDLDQQYLMSTYHRLPIAIERAEGNHLYDTEGSSYLDLFTGLAVNILGHSHPAIVRRLQEQGERFLHISNKFLNPPAIQLAQRLVENSIPGKVFFTNSGAEATEAAVKLVHKWSQATGGERQGFVVMEKSFHGRTLGAVRLTRQAGVYQDFPQPDFPVFEVPPNDIDALRAVCEQERPAAILAEPILGSGGVQPLAESYLQAMATLAQEQGMMLCMDEIQTGVGRTGTFFAYQAYNFSPDVILFAKGIGGGLPLGGIIAGEAIAHLFQPGDHGTTFAPSPLSAALGLAVVEELLDNGGLEQGRENATYLWEALARLRQQHPDVIGAIRGKGMMIGLDTHLSPEAALRLQQGLLQDGVLVDIAQQRVVRLLPPLTLKREETDFFIERLSAHLARSGEEVL, encoded by the coding sequence GTGTCTCAATGGCATGACTTGGATCAACAGTATTTGATGTCCACGTATCACCGCCTTCCGATCGCAATCGAACGGGCGGAGGGAAACCATCTGTATGATACGGAGGGCAGCTCTTATCTGGACTTGTTTACTGGGCTGGCGGTCAACATTTTAGGCCATTCCCACCCCGCGATTGTACGACGCTTGCAGGAGCAAGGGGAGCGCTTCCTCCACATCTCCAACAAATTCCTAAACCCACCCGCTATTCAACTGGCCCAGCGGTTAGTGGAAAACAGTATCCCGGGCAAAGTCTTTTTCACCAATTCCGGTGCGGAAGCAACGGAAGCAGCGGTCAAGCTGGTTCATAAATGGAGCCAGGCGACAGGCGGGGAGCGACAAGGATTTGTGGTGATGGAAAAAAGCTTTCATGGCCGCACCCTTGGCGCCGTTAGACTCACCCGGCAAGCGGGCGTCTATCAGGACTTTCCGCAGCCGGATTTTCCTGTATTTGAGGTGCCTCCCAACGACATCGACGCACTGCGGGCCGTTTGTGAACAGGAGCGCCCCGCCGCCATCCTGGCTGAGCCGATCCTAGGTTCCGGCGGAGTACAACCGTTAGCGGAAAGCTATCTGCAAGCGATGGCAACCCTTGCGCAGGAACAAGGTATGATGCTCTGTATGGATGAGATCCAGACCGGCGTCGGCCGGACGGGCACGTTTTTTGCCTACCAAGCCTATAACTTCTCGCCTGATGTGATTCTGTTTGCCAAAGGCATCGGCGGTGGTTTACCTTTGGGCGGTATCATCGCTGGCGAAGCCATTGCTCACCTCTTCCAACCAGGCGATCACGGCACCACTTTTGCCCCTTCACCGCTGAGTGCAGCCTTGGGATTAGCGGTGGTGGAAGAGCTACTGGATAACGGCGGTCTGGAACAGGGACGGGAGAATGCCACTTATCTGTGGGAAGCGCTCGCCCGCTTACGCCAACAGCATCCCGATGTGATCGGCGCCATCCGCGGCAAGGGCATGATGATCGGGCTGGATACCCATCTCTCACCGGAAGCCGCTCTTCGTTTACAGCAAGGATTGCTGCAAGACGGCGTTTTAGTGGATATCGCCCAGCAACGGGTGGTGCGCCTCTTACCACCGCTCACCCTGAAGCGGGAAGAGACCGACTTTTTCATTGAGCGGTTAAGTGCTCATCTCGCCCGTAGCGGGGAGGAAGTTTTATGA